TTCTGTGTTATGATAGAATTAACTGATAATTGAATTGGCACTCAAAGGAGGAATACGGGATGAACGAAGCGAAAATGAGATGGATTGAACAGCAGGCATTAATGCGGTACCGGGAACAGGAGCAGGCAGAACAGGAAACAAGCGAAGTGCTGGATGCGGAAAAACTGGAAAAGCTGCAGGTACGCAGCAGTGTGATTAATGCATACGACCGGCTGGCGGCCGAGCGCATTATCGACCACAGTGATTTTCTGCCGATCGCTTATTTGGAGGCAGGAGTTGCTGCAAGCCGGGCGGTGTGCCGGATTGTCCTGATGAATGGAAAAGGAGAGATTCAAGGCTACGGGACAGGCTTTTTGATTTCACCATCCCTAATCATGACGAATAATCATGTGCTTGAAACACCGACAGATGCCTTGTACGCAGTGGCCGAGTTCAATTTTGAAGACGACGTGGAATTCCAGCCGCGTGAAATCGTCAGTTTCCGATTGGAGCCGGATCGCCTGTTCGTCACTGATGAACACCTCGACTTCACCATCGTAGCCGCGCGGGATACCGCATCAAATGGCGTAAGACTTGCGGAATTCGGCTATTTGCCATTGCTGTCTCCGGCTGGAAAAGTGCTCGAAGGGGAATATGTATCGATCATCCAGCATCCGAAAGGCGGACCGAAAGTGGTGACGCTGCGGGAAAATGAAGTGGTGTTTCTGTCGCCTGATTTTATTCATTACGTAAGTGACACGGAACCCGGTTCCTCGGGTTCACCGGTGTTCAACGATCAATGGGTGGTCGTCGCGCTGCACCACGCCGGCGTGCCGGACCCTGAAATTCCCGGTGAATGGATTGCCAATGAAGGCATCCGGATCAGCTCCATTTTGCGTTTCCTGCAGAATCAAGTGGACCCGCATCCGCTGTTGGAAAAATTGCTGGCGGCAGCAGCTATTCCTGATGCGGCCCCGCTGGAAGTCGGCACGCTCGATGCCGGCTGGTATGAGAATGTTTCCGGATACGATCCGGCGTTCCTGGGGAAAACGAATGAAGTCCCATTGCCGACAATTGCAGCGGAAATGGAGGAAGACATCGCCCGGACAAAAGAAGACCAGGACGTATTGGATTATGCCCATTTCTCCATCATGATGAGCAAATCAAGGCGCCTTGCGTTCTATACAGCGGTTAATATTGATGGCAATCAACTCGTGCATGTAAAGCGTGGCAACGATAAATGGTATTTCGATCCCCGCCTCAGTGAAGAATATCAGTCAGGGCCAGCATTGTATGCACGGAATGACTTGGACCGGGGGCATTTGACGAGACGGCAGGATCCGAATTGGGGAATTGACGCGGTCAAAGCGAATGCGCACACATTCCATTTTACGAATTGTGCGCCGCAACACAAAAATCTTAACCAAAAGACGTGGCTGAAACTGGAAGACTATATTTTGCGCAATGCGGATGTGCATGATCTGAAAGCGACAGTGTTCACGGGACCGGTGTTCCGGGAAGACGATCTGCTGTACCGGGGCGAGTTCCGGATTCCGGCTGAATTTTGGAAAGTGGCGGTTATTGTAAAAAAGGATGGCACATTATCAGCCACTGCTTACCTGCAGACGCAGAGAAATTTGCTGGATGATCTGGAATTTACGTACGGCGAGTTCCGGACATACCAGGTGCCGGTTAACGAAATCACCAAATTGACCGGACTGGATTTTGATGACCTTTTCGTTTATGATCCGCTGAACGGTCTGGAATCGGCAGGTGCGATGTTAATTGAAAATCCGGGAGATGTACGTCTATAGTTAATTGAACAGCCGAAACGGCGGTTGAGGCAGGACTTCAACCGTCGCCTGCCGAATAGAGAGCTATTAAGGATTATAGTTGGAGGAATCAAATATGGTACCTCAGCGAGTAAGTCTCATTACAATCGGTGCATCCGACCTGCCAGTCCTTCGGTCGTTTTACAAGCGGCTCGGATGGAAAGAGACGGAATCCAGTTCAGATACGTATGCGGTATTTAAAACAGCAGGCGTCATCCTTTCCCTGTTCCCGATTGAAGAACTGGCGAAAGATGCAGAAGTGGCGATCACACCTGATGCATCCAGTTTCCGGGGCGTTGCCTTTGCCATTAATGTCGGCAGCCCTGAAGAAGTGGATCAGGCGATTGAAGACATCCGGCGCGCCCGGGGAAACATCTTGAGGGAACCAAGTGATGCGTTTTGGGGTGGACGGACCGCTTATTTTGCAGACCCGGAGAACAACTTGTGGGAAGTGGCCTGGAACCCGGATTCCGTCTTTGACGAACGAGGGGCGATGCTTTCATTTTGAGTGACAGCACCTCTCTGAAGAAATCAAGCAAGAGAAAGGAGCACGCCCGATGTGAATGAAAAATTCCCGTTATCAAAAGATATCCGATTGGTATTCAAGCATGACCCGCCCGGCCAGTGGCTGCCGAAACTTCCACCCGGCTGCATCAAACTGAGTGCGGGTTACCCCGCACCGGAACTTACACCTTCTCAAGAATTGAAGGAAGCGGTCGCCCGGCTTCTCGACGAGGAAGGCGACGCGCCGCTCCAATATATCGGCAGTCCCCGGACGCCGGAACTGAAGCAGTACATACGAAAGCGAATGGCCGTGCGCGGCATGGAAACCGCAGCGGATGAACTTCTGGTTACGGCTGGAGCCTGTCAGGCGATCGACCTTATCGCCCGCATCCTCTTGGATGAAGAGGCGCTCGTGGTGATCGAGTCGCCGACGTATATGGAAGCCTTGGAGATTTTCCAGAACTATACGGAGCAGTACCTGTCCATTCCGATCGATGAAAACGGGCTGGATACCGACAGGTTGGAACAGGTTTTGCTGGACAGGCAGCGGGCAGGCCAGGCGTTGCCGCGCGTTCTATACACCATTCCGTCCTTCCAGAATCCGACCGGCACTGTCATGTCATTGGACCGGCGCAAGCACTTATTACGGCTTGCGGGGGATTTCGATTTTTTAATTATCGAAGACGATGCCTACGGCGAGCTTGCTTTCGAAGAGCGGCCGGTACCCTTGAAAGCAATGGACGCGGATAACCGGGTAATCTATGTGGGTTCCTTATCGAAAGTCGTCGCACCCGGAATGCGGATCGGCTGGGTGGCAGGAGCAGAAGAACTTATCACGTTACTATCGTGGTTTAAGAAAGACTTAGGGCATCCATTCGGCGAAGCCACCATGGCGGCATTCCTCGAGAAAACAAATTTCGCTGATCGTGTCGATCGGTTGTCTGGCGCCTATAAGGAAAAAAGTGAAGCAATGACAGCGGCATTAAAAAAACATTTTCCTGAATCTGCTTCCTGGTACACCCCGGACGGCGGGTACTTCGTTTGGGTCCATGTGCCGGGCATTGATGCGGCGGCGTTGCTGCAAACAGCACTTGATGCCGGTGTATCCTATGTCCCGGGCAAGTATTTCTTCTTAGACGAGAGGGAAGGCAGGGAATTCCTGCGGCTGTCGTTCAGTTATGTGAATGAAACAGAGATTGAAGAGGGGATCCGGCTATTGGGGAAGGTAGTCAGCGAACTAAAGTAAATATGCATATAAAAAAAGCCGGACCTGGAAAATTTCCAAGTTCGGCTTTTCTGTATTCTCTTAGGCAGTAACTTCTTTCGTTTTCCGGGAAACCTGCCGGCGCTTCCGCCCCATGGCGTTGACAATCACCACGCCGCCGATTGCGATGACGCCGCCAAGCATTGACAAGCCGGTCGGCAGTTCATGCAGCCACAGCCAGGCGACAATAATGGCGACTGCCGGTTCCAAATAAATCAGACTTGATACGGAACTCGCACTCGCAGTAGAGAGGGCGGTCGCCCACGTTACATAGGCAATCGCCGCTGGGAAGATGCCGACATATACTGTGGCAAGATGCGCTTCAATGGTTGCCTGCTGCAGCGCATCGATAAGTCCTGGTGAAAAGATGAGGAACGGCAAGGTGCCGGCCCACGTAAAGTAGGCAGTCAGCTCAATCGCCGTGTAGCGGGTGAGCAGCGGCTTTTGGAATACGAAAAAAATCGATGCCGCACAAGCTGCCATTAATACCAGAAATGCGCCGCCGGTCAACGTGAGAGAAGCTCCTTCTGCACCGAGAGCAATGAATGTAATGCCGACAAATCCGATCGCCATGCCGAGCCAGCCAAGTTTTGTCAACCGCTCCTTTAAGATGACGGAGGCAATGAATGCCGTGAAAATCGGCCCGGAGCCGACGAGCATGCCGGCTGTGCCTGCGGAGATGGTCTCCATTCCGAACGTCACGAAAATATGGTAGACGCTGATGCCGATAAACCCGAGGATGAGAATTCGCAGCACATCATCAGGCCGCGGCAGCCGGAATTTCGTGCCCGGCCACACCGCATAAATGAAAAATAACGCCGAAGCTACGAGAAACCGCACAAGCACATTATGACCGGAATCATAACCGCCCTGCAGGCTGACGCGGATGGCCGCAAAGGAGGAGCCCCAAATCAGGACAGAAAATAATGCGAGTGAAAAAGCTTTTGCATTCAAGGTATCGCCTCCAATAAAAACAAACAGCTTTTATTATACGCCGTAACGGGTAAAAAGTCTGTAAGGGGAGTGCATTTCGTTGAAACTCCCATCATCGGAGGAATCATCAAGCGCAGAAAGGAGTGGAAACCAGCATGAATAGATGGAAGGCAGCGAAACTGGTACCGGCCGTTTCTCTCGCTCTCTTAGCGGCAGGCTGTGCGGAGGATCCTGAAATACCAGATACGGAAGAGCCAGCCGAGCGCACGGTGGAAACGGATCTGGCACAGAGTTCGATTACCTATGATGGCGAAGAGTATGTATTCGACCGTATTGTGCCGGTTGAAGACATCGATCAGGAACAGCTTGTGGAAACAGGTGAAGTGACGGACGAAGAAGATAACACGCTGATCGGTGCAGAGATTCTCTCGTATGAAGCAGACGGCAGTTTGTTTATCGTCGATGATACCGGCCCGGTGGACGAATGGCTCAAGT
Above is a genomic segment from Planococcus lenghuensis containing:
- a CDS encoding DMT family transporter; the protein is MNAKAFSLALFSVLIWGSSFAAIRVSLQGGYDSGHNVLVRFLVASALFFIYAVWPGTKFRLPRPDDVLRILILGFIGISVYHIFVTFGMETISAGTAGMLVGSGPIFTAFIASVILKERLTKLGWLGMAIGFVGITFIALGAEGASLTLTGGAFLVLMAACAASIFFVFQKPLLTRYTAIELTAYFTWAGTLPFLIFSPGLIDALQQATIEAHLATVYVGIFPAAIAYVTWATALSTASASSVSSLIYLEPAVAIIVAWLWLHELPTGLSMLGGVIAIGGVVIVNAMGRKRRQVSRKTKEVTA
- a CDS encoding DNA/RNA non-specific endonuclease; amino-acid sequence: MNEAKMRWIEQQALMRYREQEQAEQETSEVLDAEKLEKLQVRSSVINAYDRLAAERIIDHSDFLPIAYLEAGVAASRAVCRIVLMNGKGEIQGYGTGFLISPSLIMTNNHVLETPTDALYAVAEFNFEDDVEFQPREIVSFRLEPDRLFVTDEHLDFTIVAARDTASNGVRLAEFGYLPLLSPAGKVLEGEYVSIIQHPKGGPKVVTLRENEVVFLSPDFIHYVSDTEPGSSGSPVFNDQWVVVALHHAGVPDPEIPGEWIANEGIRISSILRFLQNQVDPHPLLEKLLAAAAIPDAAPLEVGTLDAGWYENVSGYDPAFLGKTNEVPLPTIAAEMEEDIARTKEDQDVLDYAHFSIMMSKSRRLAFYTAVNIDGNQLVHVKRGNDKWYFDPRLSEEYQSGPALYARNDLDRGHLTRRQDPNWGIDAVKANAHTFHFTNCAPQHKNLNQKTWLKLEDYILRNADVHDLKATVFTGPVFREDDLLYRGEFRIPAEFWKVAVIVKKDGTLSATAYLQTQRNLLDDLEFTYGEFRTYQVPVNEITKLTGLDFDDLFVYDPLNGLESAGAMLIENPGDVRL
- a CDS encoding VOC family protein, whose amino-acid sequence is MVPQRVSLITIGASDLPVLRSFYKRLGWKETESSSDTYAVFKTAGVILSLFPIEELAKDAEVAITPDASSFRGVAFAINVGSPEEVDQAIEDIRRARGNILREPSDAFWGGRTAYFADPENNLWEVAWNPDSVFDERGAMLSF
- a CDS encoding aminotransferase-like domain-containing protein, giving the protein MNEKFPLSKDIRLVFKHDPPGQWLPKLPPGCIKLSAGYPAPELTPSQELKEAVARLLDEEGDAPLQYIGSPRTPELKQYIRKRMAVRGMETAADELLVTAGACQAIDLIARILLDEEALVVIESPTYMEALEIFQNYTEQYLSIPIDENGLDTDRLEQVLLDRQRAGQALPRVLYTIPSFQNPTGTVMSLDRRKHLLRLAGDFDFLIIEDDAYGELAFEERPVPLKAMDADNRVIYVGSLSKVVAPGMRIGWVAGAEELITLLSWFKKDLGHPFGEATMAAFLEKTNFADRVDRLSGAYKEKSEAMTAALKKHFPESASWYTPDGGYFVWVHVPGIDAAALLQTALDAGVSYVPGKYFFLDEREGREFLRLSFSYVNETEIEEGIRLLGKVVSELK